From bacterium:
AAAAAGGGAGACACACCTCTGTCTCCCTCCTTATTTATCATAACTCCTGATTGGGTCAAGTCAACGCCTGGCTACGGAACGCAGCCAGGCGAGTTTGAGGTTTGAAGTTTGGGGTTTGAAGCTGTTATTCTACGTTCTGCATTCTGCGTTCTACATTCTGCCTTTAAAGCAATTGCACCGGATCCACCCTCGTCGTCACGCGCACTCCCGGCACATCCACCTTTCTTGCCGCGTGCAGTACCTTCACCAACTCCCCATGGTTTTTGGTCAGTACCAGAATGTGCCACCGGTAGCGGTTGCGTATCTTTACCAGGGGTGCGGGAGCGGGGCCGAGAATGCGGTTGTTTTTACTCGTCGGCAGCTGTCCGGTGAGAGTGAAGGCGGCACTTGTTACCTTTTCCTCGTTGGAGCCGTCCAGAATGATCCGTCCCATACGGCCAAAGGGTGGATAGCCGAGCATCCTGCGCGTTTCGATCTCCGCGCCGTAAAAGGCTTCGTGGTCACCTGAAAGAGCCGTGGTGATGGCGTAGTGGTCCGGTGTAAAGGTCTGGATCACAACCTTGCCGGGCCGCTCGCCCCTCCCGGCACGTCCGGCAACCTGGGTGATGATCTGAAAAGTCCTTTCGCCAGACCTGAAGTCGGGGAGGTCGAGGGCCTGCTCCGCGCTGAGGATCCCGGCGAGGGTAACGTTGGGAAAATCGTGGCCCTTGGCAAGCATCTGGGTACCCACAAGGATGGTGGTCTCACCGGAGTCCATCCGGCGGTAGATCCCTTCCAGGGCGCCCTTTTTCCCAAGAGCGTCCCGGTCCAGACGGTCCACCGCCACACCCGGAAAGAGCTCCTTTAATCCCTTCTCCACTCCCTGGGTCCCTGTTCCAACGGGTCCCAGTTTTCTGCTTCCGCAATCGGGACATTGGTCGGGAGGGTCCTGTTTGTGACCGCAATAGTGGCAGACAGCTTTACGGTTGGCGTGAAAGGTGAGGGTAACGCTGCAGTTGGGGCAGGGCACTGTGTGGCGGCAATCGGGACACAGGAGAAAGGGGGCCAGACCTCGCCGATTTAAAAACAGCATGGCCTGTTCGCCCCTCTCGATAACCCCGGTCAGTTCATCCCGCAGGGCCATGGAAAGGGCAGGATGGTCAAAGTCTGTCTGGGCCGGATCGGACATGTCTATCAGGATGAGATCAGGGTCTGCGGCCGGGGTAACGCGATAAGGAAGGAGAGCAAGTTGGTACTTGCCTTCACTGGCGTTGTACCATGACTCGAAGGATGGAGTGGCTGAACCCAGGACCACCGGAATCTTTTCCAGTTGCCCTCTTTTCACCGCAACATCCCTGGCGTTATAGTTTGGGGTGTCTTCCTGGCGGAAAGAAGTATCATGTTCTTCATCCACGATGATAAGTCCAAGGTCCGGGATGGGAGCGAACACTCCCGAGCGGACTCCCACCACCAGCTTGGCCTGACCTCTCCTGACTGCCTCCCATGAGTTGGTTCTTTCAGCGATGGACATGCCGCTGTGAAGGGTCGCGACCTCTCCCGCTGCCACACCTTCAAGCCGCGAGACCAGAAGCGGGGTCAGGGAGATCTCAGGCACAAGTAGAAGAACACGTTTCCCCAACCCGATAGTATGCAGTGCGGCCCTGAGATATACCTCCGTTTTGCCGGACCCGGTCACACCCTTCAGGAGGATGACTTCAAAACGCTCTTCACTCACACCATCCGAGATACGGCCAAGAGCCTCCTCCTGGGGGAGGGTCAGTTTCCCAACGGCGTTTTCCTCGCGTCTGTAGCTGTTGGAAGGGATGGTGTTTGTAGGGGCAGGGGACAACGCGGGGGCCATAAGACCTTCCGAAACTGCTGCCTCCAGCTGTATGGAGTCGAAGCGCTCTGTGAGCATGGTCGATGTCCGCGGTCCTCTTTTGAGAGTCTCGAGTATTTCCCGGTGAGGTGATTTTTCCTTCTCAAGGGCCTGACGGCCAGGTTCGGTGAGGACGAACTTGGGACCCTTTCCGGAGACCCCGGAAGGGGGGAGGGCCAGCCTCAGCAGCAGGCCTCCGGGACTCTGGTAATAGGATGCCGTCCATTGGGCAAGATCCACAAGCTCAGGGGAGAGGGAAGGGCCCTCGGAAAGGGCAACGATACTTCGCGTTGGAACGGGTGAGGATTCGACAAGCTCGACGACAACGCCCGTCATGGTCCGTTTTCCAAAAGGAACATGGACGATGCTGCCTCGTGTGATTTGGCCCGCAAGGTGGGCGGGCACTTCATAGTAAAACGGGTCCTCCACAGGTCGCGGAAGAGCAACCCGGACAAAGATGGTGCTCATGGTCCGTCGCTGGACGCTATTGCGGGCAGCAGCCGTTCTACGAAAATCAGCTCATTGTCTCGCCAAACCTCTGTCCTGGAAGGGTATTTGGTTTTTTCAGAGAGTTTAACCATGTCAAGATACAGGTAGGCCGTGCCCAGTCGTTTTTTGGACAGGATCTCTATCTTCAGGGGTAATAGCTCATCCTTGCTGATCCACAGTCGTTCACCCACACCCTCCAGGATAAAGCAGACCTTGCCGTCCAGGCGTCCCATAGTCACTGATGCGCTTTTGGACGTGACTGTGGAGAGGATCTTGGTGAGTTCTTCCGTGGGAAGGGTCAGCAAGGCGTAAGGCAGGTCCAGGGCAGTCTGGAGGCTTTCAGTGCTGCCCGGTGTTGCCGGCACAGCCAGAGTTGTCTCCTCTATAAATTCCCCGTCCGGCCCCTCTCGCACAACCATGGCCTCAACAGGATCGGCCCTTCGAAGTGCCGCCTCCATTTTGATAAGGATCTCGGGAGCAGTGGGTGTGTAGGCAAGGGCGGCCGCTCCCAGGGTCCATGCGAGCAATGAACGCAGGATCACTCTTCCTCCTCCTCAAGCAGTTCAAGGTAGGCAGCGGCGGTGGATTCAGGGCTCGGGAGGCCGAGGACCCGGGCAAACTCAAGCACGAACCCTCTCAGATAAACAGGCGCAGGCAGATCTCCCAACCGTTCATTTTCTATGTGCTCAAGGTAGGTTGTGCGGATCCGGGTCCTGGCGGCCACATCACGGAGTGTGAGGCCAAGATCCTCCCTGCGGCGTTTCAGGTAGGTCCCGATACTTTCACCTGGCTCAGGAGGGACTGGCGCTGCTGCATTTTCCGGGGAGACGGGAGCTTCAGGGGTTGATAATCGGGAAGTGATCTCCCTGGAGATCCTCATGTACGCCCGTTCGATTTTGTCGAGCATCTCCTCCCTTTCCTCGCCTGTCATCAGGCTATACGTGGCCAGGGAGCCTTCAGCGTAAAGAGCCTTCATTTTGTGGTAGGCGCGCCGTGCCTCCTGGGGTGTGGGGTTCTCATCCAGGTCGAGAAGCAAGTAGTCCTTGCTCAGTGTATTCTGACTCAAGCTGAACCGTCCCTGACCCCGAGGAGGTTTTTGACGATGGAGTGGATCGCTCTGGAGAAGGCTGATAAAGGGAACGAGTCAACAGCCGCCTTCCGGAATCTCACAGCTTCCCTTAATGAATCGTCCGCATCAATGTGCCCCACGCTGCGGATGCTGATGCCGAAATAATCGTGGCATGCCTGAACGATTTCGGTCCCCAGTTCGTGGTCGTCGTGCCTCCTGGCCTGGTTGACGATAATATTGGGTTTAAAGCTCCTGGCTTCCTCTTCGAGTATGTGACCTGCCTCGGGGTTGATCTGGAGCACGCTGTTGATAAGGGTCCTGGGTGACTGGATACCTCGTGCCACTTTCTCTTCCATGGCCTTGTCAATGGCCGCCGCCACCCCGGATCTCCGTGTGGCTTTTTTGAGCTTTCTGTAAAAGGCGGCCTTGATGAAATGGTATGCGTTTTCCACCGAGGTGGGTTCGGGAAGGACCACAAGGATCCCCTCGTCCGCGGAGAGGAAAAAGTCCAAAGTGTTAAAGGATGATCCGGAGCCAAGGTCCAGGAGAACATAATCTACATCAAGGGAGGTGATGTGGCGGATGAGCTTTTCCTTCTGACTGAATTTGGGATTTGCCATCTCAAGTAAAGCTTTGGACCCGCTTATAAAGTGAAGGTTCGGGTAAGGTGTTGGAACCATCGCCTCGGCCAGCGTCTCGACCTTCCGGCTGAGAAAGTCCGTAAGGGAACGATCTGGATCGGGGATCCCCAGAATTGTGTGCAGATTGGCGCCGCCCAGATCCAGGTCCATGGCGACACAGCGCTTGCCCTGTTTGGCCAGGGAAATAGCTGTATTGGCAGTGATGACGGTCTTCCCTACGCCGCCCTTGCCACCTCCTACTGCCCATATTTGAGGTAGGGGGTTGTTCATTTCAAGGTTCAGCTTTTCCATTACCTCACTGAGCCATGGTCGTAGAATACGAGCCCGCTGAGGAGTTTCGGGTAGAAAAATGTAGACTTCTGGGGCATGCGTTCTTTCTCACCGGTAACCGCCACCAGGTCATCCATCCCGGTTGGCGGCATCACTACCAGAAGCTGGCCTCCGCTCCTGGCGCGGTCCATCGCCTGTTCGAGATCCTTGAAATATTCCAGGTGCTCCTGATGGCTGATCTGCTCGGATGTCATGCCCAGGCACTCCTTCATGAGAAACTGCTCGGCCAGTGTGACCTCCAGCCTCCGCACAGGAGCGGAAATCTCCGGCATCCTGGCTGCCAGATCAACATCATCCCGAAGCAGAGCCCGGCGGAAACTGTTGGTGGCGGGATCGTAGAGGATAAACCCGCGGCCGCCCAGATCAGACGGCGCAGTTCCCGATCGGATGCTTCTTTCTTCATCACCATCCAGCGCATCGAGGGTGAAAGAGGGTGAGAGGCAATCCAGAACCTTCTGGAAGTCATAGTTGTCAAAGCTGTGAATGTGGCGATGGGTAGGAAGAATAGCGAGGCCCGGATCCTCCATTCCAACCAGGGCCATCATGATGAAGTTGTAGCCTTTTTCCGGGCCGGGATCCGGGTCCGCCACGGCCATCTCCCCGGCATAGGTAAGAGCTGTTTCGTAGCGGTGGTGCCCGTCAGCGATATAAAGGTTCCTGTCTTCAAGTTGCTCTGAAATGGCGCTGATAATTTCGGGTTCCACAATGACCCAGAGCCGCCGTTCGATCCCGTCCTGATCGGTGATGTCTATGGCAGGGCTGGAATTGAAGACAGGATCGAGGGTAGATCGTACGGAGGAGGCGTCTCCATCAAAGAGGGTGAATACCTGGCTCAGGTTGCCCCCGAAGGCTTTCATGATCCGGAGCCGGTCTTCCTTGGGTCCCTGGTGGGTCCTCTCGTGAGGGAAGATGCGTCCGCTTTCGAAGGGCTCCAGACGCACCCGGCCGATGATCCCCCAGCGTTTATAGGGGGTCTCCTCTCCCGGAAGAAGGAAAGAATCCTCGATGAGATAATAACAGTGCACAGGGTCGGTGATCAGGGTTCCCTCTTTGATCCAGCGGCGCATGGTGGCCGCCTCTTCATCGTAGTCGCCAGGGGCGGAAGGGTCAGAGCCAAGGATGAGGCGGACGACGTTGAGCGGGTCCCTGGCAAGGAGTTGGGCATGCTGCTCCTTGTCTATGACATCGTAGGGCGGAGCCACTACGAGGGAAAAATCATTTACGGCTTCCGGGTTGTAACGAACTCCAGGGAAGGGTTTGATCTCGGGCAATGGGTACCTCCTGAGGGGAAAGGGTCCATACAAAATGACATGAAAGGGAATCTGTGGCAAGAGCGGAACGCTCTAATGAGCGTTCCGCACGAGTGTAAAGTGTAGAGTGCAGGGTGTAGAGGCAGGCCTTTAAACATCATTTGCGATATATATTGTTTACTGTTTAAATAATGGATGAATTAGTTATTAACAGGGTGCTCTGCACTTTATGCCTTGCACTTTGCACTCTTTCTACACTACACACTACACTTTATCTTCACACTCTTTTCCGGAGGAAAAACCATGCATCACATGCCCACGAAGAGCATAAAGCACCGCCGCAGCGTTCGCAGCTTTGTCAGTGATCCGGTGACGGAGTCGGTTATAAATGACATCCTGGAGTGCGGGAGGCTTGCGCCCACAGCCAGGAACGTTCAGCCATGGCTTATGGGAGCCGTTACCGACCCCGAACTCAGACACCGCATTTCGGACCTTGCCGAATATGGAAAGTTTATCAGGGAAAGCCCGGTGTGTTTCACGGTGTTCACCCTGGCCGATGAGAAATACTATCTGGAGGACGGCTGCGCTGCCACCATGAACATTATTCTGGCTGCCTCCGCCCACGGCCTTTCCACCTGCTGGGTGGCTGGCGACAAGAAAGACTACGGGCCGGCGGTGGGAGATCTGCTTCATGTCCCGAAGGAGTACACCCTGATCAGCCTGATCGCCTGCGGGTATTCAGATGAAAAACCAGATCTGCAGAAGAAGGATCTGGGAGAGGTGTCCTTTAGAGATAAGTATAAGAGCTGAACGCAGAACGCAGCACGCAGAACGCAGCACGCAGGAGGAAAAGCGGCTCCTGAAAGACGGTTATTTTCCCCCCAGTTATTGAGGACACTGAGAAAACCTGAATCTTGGAAAACCTCCACCAACGTCATTCCGGGCCGAGTGAAGGAGGACCCGGAATCCAGTCGCTCTTGTCTGCCACGGCGAAGTGCGAAGGACGAAGACGGGTCATCGCGAGCCGATACCATGCGAAGCGATCCCGGTTACTATTAAAAGCGACGTTTTTTTAACGCAGAGTACGCGACTTGTCGCGGCGTAGCTGAAAGCGAAGACGGAAGGAACGCAGAGGAAGCTTAATCCTGGTTAAATACCGGTTGCTATAACGGCGATGCTTATCACCACGGAGATGTTGAAGCATGGAGGACGAGGAGAAAGGCTAAATTCCGGGGTTAACGATTGGAGTTATTATGCATTTACCTGACGAACTAAAGAAAAACCCTGAAATCGATGTCCCCATCGAGGGCATCCGCGGCTGGAAGGTGGGAGGTACTGAAGGGCTTGTGGTGTTCTTCGAGATCTCTCCGGGCTCGGTCCTGCCCGAGCACTCCCACTGCTACCAGTGGGGCTACGTCATTGACGGGGAGATAGAGCTCACCATCGGGGGAGAGGCGCGGGTTTACCGCAAGGGCGACTCCTATACCATTCCAGAGGGAGTTCCCCATTCGGGTTTGATCCGAAAGGGGTGCCTTGCCATGGATTACTTCGCGGATCCCAATCGATACTGATCCGTGCCGTTGAGAGGAATCCAGTAGCCAGGAGAAACAACCCTCATATTCTTGTTCTCATGATAAGATCCAAGATTATTACCTTATACCTGGTTGGTTTTTGATCTTCTCCTGTGTTCTGCGTTCTGGTAATTTCTCCCGGCTCCCGGCTCCCGGCTCCCGGGTACCATGCACTACGCACTGTGCTCTTCCCTCTTCCCCCTTTTCCCTGTAACTTATCCCCATGAAACCCTCCACTAAAGCCTTTTTCAAGCTCCACGGCTGGCGTCATCCTTTCAGCTTTCTCCACGGCTATATCTACGGGAAGTGGATCAATGCCTACCTCAGTATCATCACCGGGGAAGCGTTCAAAAGCCGTAAAAAGAAAGTCGGGGCA
This genomic window contains:
- a CDS encoding cupin domain-containing protein — protein: MHLPDELKKNPEIDVPIEGIRGWKVGGTEGLVVFFEISPGSVLPEHSHCYQWGYVIDGEIELTIGGEARVYRKGDSYTIPEGVPHSGLIRKGCLAMDYFADPNRY
- a CDS encoding helix-turn-helix domain-containing protein, which codes for MSQNTLSKDYLLLDLDENPTPQEARRAYHKMKALYAEGSLATYSLMTGEEREEMLDKIERAYMRISREITSRLSTPEAPVSPENAAAPVPPEPGESIGTYLKRRREDLGLTLRDVAARTRIRTTYLEHIENERLGDLPAPVYLRGFVLEFARVLGLPSPESTAAAYLELLEEEEE
- a CDS encoding P-loop NTPase — its product is MEKLNLEMNNPLPQIWAVGGGKGGVGKTVITANTAISLAKQGKRCVAMDLDLGGANLHTILGIPDPDRSLTDFLSRKVETLAEAMVPTPYPNLHFISGSKALLEMANPKFSQKEKLIRHITSLDVDYVLLDLGSGSSFNTLDFFLSADEGILVVLPEPTSVENAYHFIKAAFYRKLKKATRRSGVAAAIDKAMEEKVARGIQSPRTLINSVLQINPEAGHILEEEARSFKPNIIVNQARRHDDHELGTEIVQACHDYFGISIRSVGHIDADDSLREAVRFRKAAVDSFPLSAFSRAIHSIVKNLLGVRDGSA
- the priA gene encoding primosomal protein N' gives rise to the protein MSTIFVRVALPRPVEDPFYYEVPAHLAGQITRGSIVHVPFGKRTMTGVVVELVESSPVPTRSIVALSEGPSLSPELVDLAQWTASYYQSPGGLLLRLALPPSGVSGKGPKFVLTEPGRQALEKEKSPHREILETLKRGPRTSTMLTERFDSIQLEAAVSEGLMAPALSPAPTNTIPSNSYRREENAVGKLTLPQEEALGRISDGVSEERFEVILLKGVTGSGKTEVYLRAALHTIGLGKRVLLLVPEISLTPLLVSRLEGVAAGEVATLHSGMSIAERTNSWEAVRRGQAKLVVGVRSGVFAPIPDLGLIIVDEEHDTSFRQEDTPNYNARDVAVKRGQLEKIPVVLGSATPSFESWYNASEGKYQLALLPYRVTPAADPDLILIDMSDPAQTDFDHPALSMALRDELTGVIERGEQAMLFLNRRGLAPFLLCPDCRHTVPCPNCSVTLTFHANRKAVCHYCGHKQDPPDQCPDCGSRKLGPVGTGTQGVEKGLKELFPGVAVDRLDRDALGKKGALEGIYRRMDSGETTILVGTQMLAKGHDFPNVTLAGILSAEQALDLPDFRSGERTFQIITQVAGRAGRGERPGKVVIQTFTPDHYAITTALSGDHEAFYGAEIETRRMLGYPPFGRMGRIILDGSNEEKVTSAAFTLTGQLPTSKNNRILGPAPAPLVKIRNRYRWHILVLTKNHGELVKVLHAARKVDVPGVRVTTRVDPVQLL
- a CDS encoding DUF1015 domain-containing protein; its protein translation is MPEIKPFPGVRYNPEAVNDFSLVVAPPYDVIDKEQHAQLLARDPLNVVRLILGSDPSAPGDYDEEAATMRRWIKEGTLITDPVHCYYLIEDSFLLPGEETPYKRWGIIGRVRLEPFESGRIFPHERTHQGPKEDRLRIMKAFGGNLSQVFTLFDGDASSVRSTLDPVFNSSPAIDITDQDGIERRLWVIVEPEIISAISEQLEDRNLYIADGHHRYETALTYAGEMAVADPDPGPEKGYNFIMMALVGMEDPGLAILPTHRHIHSFDNYDFQKVLDCLSPSFTLDALDGDEERSIRSGTAPSDLGGRGFILYDPATNSFRRALLRDDVDLAARMPEISAPVRRLEVTLAEQFLMKECLGMTSEQISHQEHLEYFKDLEQAMDRARSGGQLLVVMPPTGMDDLVAVTGEKERMPQKSTFFYPKLLSGLVFYDHGSVR
- a CDS encoding nitroreductase family protein, translated to MHHMPTKSIKHRRSVRSFVSDPVTESVINDILECGRLAPTARNVQPWLMGAVTDPELRHRISDLAEYGKFIRESPVCFTVFTLADEKYYLEDGCAATMNIILAASAHGLSTCWVAGDKKDYGPAVGDLLHVPKEYTLISLIACGYSDEKPDLQKKDLGEVSFRDKYKS